The proteins below come from a single Prolixibacter sp. NT017 genomic window:
- a CDS encoding fasciclin domain-containing protein → MKTIKISRLLVTMLVLGFVFMSCKDDDDNTTTVEQPQMEQTIAEKAIGTENLSSLVAALQAADLVDPFTKSGNYTVFAPTNEAFAQFLTDNNFASLSEVPKEVLANVLLYHVVNSRVMSSDLSAGYSPSMLPASEDNYVSLYFPEGNVTRINGYSNVTTADIEASNGVIHIVDKVLTPPTVVDHAVMNSSFSSLVAAVTKANLVDALKDGDNLTVFAPVDGAFASLLSDLGLSSLDDLTAEDLTPILLYHVLGTGVPAASVAEGYVPTLSMANDNNLSLYIRLIDGNVMLNGQSNVVATDVFGTNGVIHVIDKVLLPQTIADFAVSNPAFSQLVAALSQANLVDAFNGSDVYTVFAPVNAAFDALYSQLGISGATDLTAEDLTPILTAHAVNGNVLSGTLTSGSVPTLNSNKSLDIAVAESGVTIDGDINVVATDVQATNGVIHVIDKVIVP, encoded by the coding sequence ATGAAAACAATTAAAATTTCAAGACTTTTAGTCACGATGTTGGTTTTAGGTTTTGTCTTTATGTCCTGTAAAGACGATGATGATAATACCACCACGGTAGAGCAACCACAAATGGAACAAACCATTGCTGAAAAGGCAATCGGAACTGAAAACTTAAGTAGCCTCGTTGCAGCACTTCAGGCTGCCGACTTAGTTGATCCTTTCACCAAATCGGGAAACTATACCGTTTTTGCACCTACTAACGAAGCGTTTGCCCAATTTTTGACTGACAACAACTTTGCCTCTTTGAGTGAAGTACCTAAAGAAGTACTCGCCAATGTACTACTCTACCATGTAGTTAACTCGCGCGTGATGTCGTCTGATTTATCGGCCGGATACTCACCATCCATGTTGCCTGCATCCGAGGACAATTACGTAAGTTTATATTTCCCGGAAGGAAATGTTACGCGAATTAATGGATACTCGAATGTAACAACAGCTGATATTGAGGCCAGCAATGGTGTGATTCACATCGTCGATAAAGTGCTGACGCCTCCAACGGTCGTTGACCATGCTGTTATGAATTCTTCTTTTTCATCGCTGGTTGCTGCTGTTACCAAAGCCAACTTGGTTGATGCACTGAAAGATGGTGACAATCTTACCGTATTTGCACCAGTTGACGGTGCATTTGCATCGCTTCTGTCGGACTTGGGATTGTCAAGCCTTGATGACCTGACAGCTGAAGATTTAACTCCCATTTTGCTTTATCATGTTCTCGGAACAGGCGTTCCTGCGGCCAGTGTAGCAGAAGGATACGTTCCTACCTTATCAATGGCCAATGATAACAATTTGAGTTTGTACATCCGGCTGATAGATGGAAATGTGATGCTGAATGGCCAATCGAACGTGGTAGCAACCGATGTATTTGGAACCAACGGAGTGATACACGTCATTGACAAGGTTCTTTTGCCTCAGACAATCGCAGACTTCGCTGTTTCCAATCCCGCATTTTCACAGCTGGTTGCTGCGCTTTCACAGGCAAATCTCGTCGACGCATTTAACGGTTCCGATGTTTATACGGTTTTTGCCCCGGTAAACGCAGCTTTTGACGCGCTTTATTCCCAGCTGGGTATTTCCGGAGCAACTGACCTCACTGCTGAAGATTTGACTCCGATTCTTACAGCTCATGCGGTAAACGGTAATGTACTCTCCGGCACACTCACATCAGGCTCAGTGCCCACTCTTAATTCGAACAAGTCGCTGGATATTGCTGTCGCAGAAAGCGGAGTAACCATCGATGGAGACATCAACGTAGTGGCCACCGATGTGCAAGCCACAAACGGCGTCATTCACGTTATCGATAAAGTTATCGTTCCTTAA
- a CDS encoding MerR family transcriptional regulator: MPGTYTIKDLENLSGIKAHTIRIWEKRYGLLIPQRTDTNIRRYTDDDLKKIINISLLVNRGFKISKIAALSEEELYNHALKASSKPEDTNDRIEKLIFHMLSLDINSLEQEVESLIQEAGVERAIYQYIFPLMEKIGALWQANSIVPAQEHFMFNFLRQKLIIETDKLPKADGKAKLSGIFFLPEGENHEFSLLFYNYLARKNGHHTLYLGQSVPLSDILTIAESFHFDYYFTAIITSTPKSDFEQFLGDFSHRVSTSTLFVTGKEAQHYKRKHPRNTRIISRPEKFAEEIKSLSRKED, from the coding sequence ATGCCTGGAACTTATACGATAAAAGATTTGGAGAATCTCTCCGGAATTAAAGCACATACCATTCGCATCTGGGAGAAAAGGTACGGTCTTCTGATTCCGCAACGAACAGATACCAATATTCGTCGATATACAGACGATGATTTGAAGAAAATCATCAACATTTCGCTGCTGGTCAACCGTGGCTTTAAAATCTCGAAAATTGCAGCACTTTCCGAAGAGGAACTGTATAATCATGCACTGAAGGCCAGTTCGAAACCCGAGGATACCAACGACCGCATTGAGAAGTTGATCTTTCATATGCTTTCGCTCGACATCAACAGTTTGGAGCAGGAAGTGGAATCGTTGATACAGGAAGCCGGTGTAGAAAGGGCTATTTACCAATACATATTTCCCTTAATGGAGAAAATTGGTGCCTTGTGGCAGGCCAACAGCATTGTTCCTGCACAAGAGCATTTCATGTTTAATTTCTTACGCCAGAAGTTAATTATTGAAACGGACAAGCTTCCTAAGGCTGATGGTAAAGCAAAGCTTTCCGGAATTTTCTTTCTGCCGGAAGGCGAAAATCACGAATTCAGTTTACTCTTTTACAATTACCTGGCGCGGAAAAACGGGCATCACACCCTATATTTGGGACAGTCTGTTCCACTTTCCGACATTCTTACCATTGCCGAATCGTTCCACTTCGATTACTACTTTACCGCGATCATAACTTCGACGCCTAAAAGTGATTTCGAACAGTTTCTGGGAGATTTTTCCCATAGGGTGAGCACGTCTACGTTGTTTGTCACGGGAAAAGAAGCGCAACACTACAAACGCAAACATCCGAGAAATACGCGGATCATCAGCCGACCGGAGAAGTTCGCCGAAGAAATCAAGAGCCTATCCAGAAAAGAGGATTAA
- the metA gene encoding homoserine O-succinyltransferase: MPLNLPDKLPAIKMLKKENIFVMSKSRAAHQDIRPLRIAIVNLMPLKVNTETDLIRLLSNTPLQVEIDLLQLGGHTPKHTPAEHMQAFYQRFDAVSQNNYDGMIITGAPVELLPFEEVDYWNELKAVMDWSVHHVTSTLFICWGAQAGLYHFYGVPKHLLEKKMFGVFEHTMTSNKLPIFRGFDDIFYVPHSRHTETRRGDIEKIPDLKIVSSSKESGVYMVMARKGKQIFVTGHSEYARINLDLEYKRDLAKNLPIEVPKNYYPNNDTSKKPLMLWRAHSNLLFSNWLNYYVYQETPFNLKDIK; this comes from the coding sequence ATGCCTTTAAATTTGCCCGATAAACTGCCAGCCATCAAAATGCTCAAGAAAGAGAACATCTTTGTCATGAGCAAGAGCAGGGCTGCGCATCAGGATATCAGGCCGCTTAGAATTGCGATTGTTAACCTGATGCCGCTGAAGGTGAACACAGAGACGGATTTAATCCGACTGCTGTCAAATACTCCTTTGCAGGTAGAAATTGATTTGCTGCAGCTTGGCGGGCATACTCCGAAGCATACTCCGGCGGAGCACATGCAGGCATTTTACCAGCGTTTCGATGCGGTTTCGCAAAACAACTACGACGGTATGATCATTACCGGCGCTCCGGTGGAATTGTTGCCGTTTGAAGAAGTTGATTACTGGAATGAACTGAAAGCAGTAATGGATTGGTCGGTTCATCATGTGACCTCTACTTTGTTTATTTGCTGGGGAGCACAGGCCGGTCTTTATCATTTTTACGGAGTACCGAAGCATCTACTCGAAAAGAAGATGTTCGGTGTTTTTGAGCACACGATGACCAGCAATAAATTGCCGATATTCCGTGGTTTTGACGATATATTTTATGTTCCCCATTCACGGCATACCGAAACCCGCCGGGGGGATATTGAGAAGATTCCTGATTTGAAGATTGTTTCGTCGTCAAAAGAATCAGGCGTGTATATGGTAATGGCGCGCAAAGGGAAGCAGATTTTTGTGACCGGTCACTCCGAATATGCTCGTATCAATCTCGACTTGGAATACAAACGGGATTTGGCCAAGAATTTGCCCATTGAAGTCCCAAAGAATTACTACCCGAACAATGACACCTCAAAAAAGCCGTTGATGTTGTGGCGTGCGCATTCCAACCTGTTGTTTTCCAACTGGCTTAATTACTACGTATACCAGGAAACACCGTTCAACCTGAAGGATATCAAATAA
- a CDS encoding O-acetylhomoserine aminocarboxypropyltransferase/cysteine synthase family protein has product MSQGSKHFETLQIHAGHEPDESSLSRAVPIYQTTSYVFNDSEHAANLFGLQEFGNIYTRINNPTTDVFEQRMAALEGGVAALGLSSGHAAQFVTITTLLEQGDNFVTSPFLYGGSFNQFKVSLKKLGIDARFTKDLKPESFEALIDENTKALYFETIGNPSFAIPDFEAVAAVAKKHDIPVIVDNTFGCAGKLFRPLEHGANIVVESATKWIGGHGTSIGGVIVDGGNFNWNNGKFPGLTEPSEGYHGLRYWETFQNIAFIIKARVEALRDFGPALSPFNAFLLLQGLETLSLRVERHVENTQKLAKWLSNHPQVESISYPGLESHPDHGLAKKYLPNGAGAVLSFIVKGGKEKARQFVDKLELVSHLANVGDAKTLIIQPAATTHQQLSDEEQLAAGVLPALLRVSVGIEHIDDIIADFEQAFQSL; this is encoded by the coding sequence ATGAGTCAGGGAAGTAAACACTTCGAAACATTACAAATTCACGCAGGGCACGAGCCGGATGAATCATCTTTATCGCGGGCTGTGCCCATTTATCAAACCACATCCTACGTTTTCAACGATTCGGAGCATGCCGCCAACTTATTTGGTTTGCAGGAATTCGGGAACATTTATACCCGAATCAATAATCCGACAACGGATGTGTTTGAACAACGCATGGCTGCCCTCGAAGGGGGAGTAGCAGCTCTGGGACTTTCATCCGGGCATGCGGCCCAGTTTGTTACCATTACCACCTTGTTGGAGCAGGGCGATAACTTTGTGACTTCACCGTTCCTTTATGGAGGTTCGTTCAACCAGTTCAAAGTATCGTTGAAAAAACTGGGTATTGATGCGCGATTTACGAAAGATTTGAAACCGGAGAGTTTTGAAGCGTTGATTGATGAAAACACCAAAGCGCTTTATTTCGAAACCATAGGTAATCCTAGCTTTGCCATCCCGGATTTTGAAGCGGTTGCAGCTGTTGCCAAAAAGCACGATATTCCGGTGATTGTCGACAACACCTTTGGCTGCGCCGGAAAGCTGTTCCGCCCGTTGGAGCACGGCGCTAATATAGTTGTTGAATCTGCGACCAAGTGGATTGGAGGCCACGGAACTTCTATCGGTGGAGTGATTGTCGATGGTGGAAATTTCAACTGGAACAACGGCAAGTTCCCCGGGTTGACAGAACCTTCAGAAGGATATCATGGTTTGCGCTACTGGGAAACGTTCCAGAACATTGCGTTCATCATCAAAGCTCGCGTGGAAGCGCTTCGTGATTTTGGACCGGCACTGAGTCCGTTTAACGCATTCCTGCTATTGCAGGGACTAGAAACATTGTCACTTCGGGTCGAGCGTCACGTTGAGAATACGCAGAAACTGGCTAAATGGTTGTCGAATCATCCGCAAGTGGAATCAATTAGCTATCCTGGTTTGGAGAGCCATCCGGACCATGGTTTGGCGAAAAAGTATCTGCCTAACGGTGCCGGTGCTGTGCTTTCATTCATCGTAAAAGGTGGAAAAGAAAAAGCCCGCCAGTTTGTCGACAAACTTGAGTTGGTTAGTCACCTGGCGAATGTGGGTGATGCGAAAACACTCATCATCCAGCCTGCTGCTACAACTCACCAACAGTTGAGTGACGAAGAACAACTGGCAGCAGGAGTATTACCCGCGTTGTTGCGTGTGTCGGTTGGTATCGAACATATCGACGACATCATTGCTGACTTTGAACAGGCGTTCCAGTCACTTTGA
- a CDS encoding aspartate kinase, with amino-acid sequence MPKIVVKFGGSNLKSKSDVRRVANVITNYDEPLVVVVSAFYGVTNYLIESLEKARQNEKVAGEVSRFLFQLKKEALEEHPIEKDLLERIENHIRELLDELENYLQGIALTGDASPALEDLILAFGERLSAVFLQGVLEGYGVDAAYASPEDIGLVTDGEFGSASIDFQKATTQVREALSGNRIYVVPGFYGVSDEGKVTLLGRGGSDYSAAALARCVGASSLDIWKDVDGFLSADPKLVDEPVRIERLAYAEAAELAYFGAKILHPRTVEPLVDPHIPIRVFNIYGDLDVEKPLSIVNSDQTIREGVVKSVTYSDEFGVLKLKGPGVGLKPGILARVTTALHLAGINISSVITSQISINILLAKKDLRNAYAVVSAEELPAVNELLIIERISVIAAVGDGLIDNYGIAARIFSSMASKGINVVMSCSGASPVVSYFLVNRDDRSKAVKAVHQEFFESKYITV; translated from the coding sequence ATGCCGAAGATTGTCGTAAAATTCGGCGGATCGAACCTTAAAAGCAAGAGTGACGTACGCCGCGTGGCGAACGTTATCACGAACTACGATGAGCCTCTTGTGGTTGTAGTGTCCGCCTTCTATGGAGTTACCAACTATCTGATTGAATCGTTGGAGAAAGCCCGCCAGAATGAAAAAGTGGCTGGCGAAGTAAGTCGTTTTCTTTTTCAGCTGAAGAAAGAAGCGTTGGAAGAGCACCCGATTGAAAAGGATTTGCTTGAGCGCATAGAGAACCACATCCGGGAATTGCTGGATGAGCTGGAAAATTACCTGCAGGGAATCGCCCTGACAGGCGATGCTTCTCCGGCACTAGAAGATTTGATTCTAGCATTTGGCGAGCGTTTGTCTGCCGTGTTTCTGCAGGGCGTACTCGAAGGTTACGGCGTTGATGCCGCGTATGCGTCGCCCGAAGATATCGGGTTGGTTACGGACGGAGAATTTGGAAGCGCTTCCATTGATTTTCAGAAAGCCACGACGCAGGTAAGAGAAGCCCTTTCGGGAAACCGGATTTATGTGGTTCCCGGATTTTATGGCGTTTCAGATGAAGGAAAAGTGACACTGCTGGGGCGTGGTGGAAGTGATTATTCGGCAGCAGCGCTTGCTCGTTGCGTCGGCGCATCGTCGTTGGATATCTGGAAAGATGTAGATGGCTTTTTAAGCGCCGATCCGAAGCTGGTTGACGAGCCGGTACGAATTGAGCGATTGGCCTACGCAGAAGCAGCAGAATTGGCCTATTTCGGTGCAAAGATTCTGCATCCGCGCACTGTCGAGCCATTGGTCGACCCGCATATTCCTATCCGGGTATTCAATATCTATGGTGATTTGGACGTAGAAAAGCCGCTTTCTATCGTGAACTCTGACCAAACTATTCGCGAAGGTGTAGTGAAGAGTGTCACTTACAGCGATGAATTCGGAGTATTGAAACTAAAAGGTCCCGGAGTCGGATTAAAACCAGGTATTCTGGCTAGAGTAACAACGGCTTTGCATTTGGCTGGTATCAACATCAGTTCCGTTATTACGTCGCAAATCTCCATCAATATTCTTTTAGCTAAAAAAGACTTGCGCAACGCGTATGCGGTTGTTAGTGCTGAGGAGTTGCCCGCTGTTAATGAGTTGTTGATCATCGAGAGAATATCGGTTATCGCAGCTGTTGGCGACGGTTTAATCGATAATTACGGAATTGCGGCACGAATCTTTTCATCCATGGCAAGTAAAGGAATCAATGTTGTGATGAGTTGTTCGGGGGCATCGCCCGTTGTCAGTTATTTTTTGGTCAACCGCGATGACCGTTCCAAAGCGGTGAAGGCCGTTCACCAGGAATTTTTCGAATCAAAATATATTACAGTTTAA
- a CDS encoding beta-N-acetylhexosaminidase → MKLKKGFFMLVILAAMVGCSTKQHARSEVKIVPEPAKVVNADGVFVLNEKTPILVNEDNPELKQIAGFLTDHLSDFYGLKASVDVADSPQKRAIFIGIDKSLNLGKEAYNLSVTPKQIVLKASAPNGLFYGVQTLIQLLPPSRQQLSEAVFPAVEIEDAPRFSWRGMHLDVGRHFMPVDFVKKYIDYIAMNKMNVFHWHLTEDQGWRIEIKKYPKLTEIGSKRKETLIGHAHESNEYDGTPYGGFYTQDEIKDVVAYAKARYVTVVPEIELPGHALAALASYPELGCTGGPYEVATTWGVFDDVYCAGKENTFKFLEDVISEVMPLFPGEYFHIGGDECPKTQWKKCPYCQARMKKEGLKNEHELQSYFVQRIEKFLNEHGKKMIGWDEILEGGLAPNATVMSWRGEEGGIAAAQAHHNAVMTPGNYCYFDHYQADPKTQPLAIGGLTPLKEVYEYEPIPKELSAEEGKYILGAQGNVWTEYMKTPERVEYMVFPRIAALAEVVWSPKDTRNYDDFMNRMQDEVKRYDALGINYCKVEFQ, encoded by the coding sequence ATGAAACTTAAAAAAGGATTCTTTATGCTGGTTATTCTTGCTGCGATGGTTGGATGTTCAACCAAACAACACGCGCGGTCTGAAGTTAAAATTGTACCGGAACCGGCCAAGGTTGTCAATGCGGATGGCGTGTTTGTCCTGAATGAGAAAACGCCTATTCTGGTTAACGAAGACAACCCGGAACTGAAGCAGATTGCAGGGTTTCTGACGGATCATCTTTCCGATTTCTATGGATTAAAGGCCTCTGTCGATGTAGCGGACTCGCCACAAAAGAGAGCGATCTTTATCGGCATCGACAAAAGTCTCAACCTGGGGAAAGAAGCTTACAATCTATCGGTAACTCCAAAACAAATTGTGCTGAAGGCTTCTGCGCCGAATGGCCTGTTTTATGGCGTTCAGACCCTGATCCAGTTGTTGCCACCTTCTCGTCAACAGCTATCGGAAGCTGTATTTCCTGCCGTTGAAATTGAAGATGCACCACGATTCAGCTGGCGAGGCATGCACCTTGATGTTGGCCGTCATTTTATGCCGGTTGATTTCGTGAAAAAGTACATCGATTACATTGCCATGAACAAAATGAATGTGTTTCACTGGCATCTCACCGAAGATCAGGGATGGCGTATCGAAATCAAGAAATATCCGAAACTGACAGAAATTGGTTCGAAGCGGAAAGAAACGCTCATCGGGCATGCCCACGAATCGAACGAATACGATGGAACACCTTACGGTGGATTTTACACCCAGGATGAGATTAAAGATGTGGTAGCATACGCCAAAGCCCGTTATGTAACCGTCGTTCCTGAAATCGAACTTCCCGGACACGCTTTAGCAGCGCTGGCGTCGTATCCCGAGTTGGGATGTACCGGTGGTCCTTATGAAGTAGCAACAACCTGGGGCGTTTTCGACGATGTATATTGTGCCGGAAAGGAAAACACCTTCAAATTCCTCGAAGATGTTATTTCAGAGGTTATGCCTTTGTTCCCGGGCGAATATTTCCACATTGGTGGCGATGAATGTCCAAAAACACAATGGAAGAAGTGTCCCTACTGCCAGGCCCGCATGAAAAAGGAAGGACTGAAGAACGAGCATGAGCTGCAAAGTTATTTCGTGCAACGTATCGAAAAATTCCTGAATGAACATGGCAAAAAGATGATCGGTTGGGACGAAATTCTTGAAGGCGGATTGGCTCCTAATGCAACGGTCATGTCGTGGCGTGGCGAAGAGGGCGGTATCGCTGCAGCCCAGGCACATCATAATGCAGTAATGACCCCCGGGAACTACTGCTACTTCGACCACTACCAGGCCGATCCCAAAACACAGCCTTTGGCAATTGGCGGTCTCACTCCGCTTAAAGAGGTTTATGAGTATGAACCGATTCCCAAAGAGTTGTCTGCAGAAGAAGGGAAATACATTCTGGGCGCCCAGGGAAATGTTTGGACCGAGTACATGAAAACTCCGGAGCGTGTTGAATACATGGTTTTCCCACGGATTGCTGCTCTGGCCGAAGTGGTTTGGTCACCCAAAGACACCCGCAATTACGACGATTTCATGAACCGCATGCAGGACGAAGTGAAACGCTACGATGCGCTGGGCATCAATTATTGTAAGGTCGAATTTCAATAA
- a CDS encoding PrsW family glutamic-type intramembrane protease has translation MHLILLAIAPVIIILFYIYWRDKYEKEPFYLLARGLLLGVISVLPVTLVEGVLMMFGPLFTGYWNTFYQAFVVAGATEEGFKFIASFLLVWHSREFNQRFDGIVYAVFVSMGFALVENLLYVFSSSDGLSVGLTRALTAVPAHAMFGVLMGFHLSLAKFYPQARRLFLGYAFLIPFTFHGLYDFILMSGNQILLALFVPFIIYMLFRVYRRMKLLSDADNLIHDGQE, from the coding sequence ATGCACCTGATACTTCTGGCCATCGCGCCGGTAATCATTATTCTGTTTTACATCTATTGGCGCGACAAATACGAGAAAGAGCCTTTCTATCTGTTAGCCAGAGGACTTCTGCTTGGGGTTATCAGCGTACTGCCGGTTACATTGGTAGAAGGAGTATTGATGATGTTCGGTCCGCTATTCACCGGTTATTGGAACACGTTTTACCAGGCATTTGTCGTAGCCGGAGCTACCGAAGAAGGATTCAAGTTTATTGCTTCTTTCTTATTGGTGTGGCACAGCCGGGAGTTCAATCAACGATTCGACGGGATTGTTTACGCCGTATTCGTTTCCATGGGCTTTGCCTTAGTCGAGAACCTGCTTTACGTTTTCAGCAGCTCTGATGGACTTTCTGTCGGGTTAACCAGAGCACTAACTGCAGTTCCGGCTCATGCTATGTTTGGCGTATTAATGGGATTTCACCTCAGCCTGGCTAAATTTTATCCTCAGGCCCGTCGCCTTTTCCTTGGATATGCTTTTTTAATTCCCTTTACTTTTCACGGATTATACGATTTTATCCTGATGTCAGGTAATCAGATCCTTTTAGCTCTTTTCGTTCCGTTTATCATCTATATGTTATTTAGAGTTTACCGCCGAATGAAATTATTATCGGATGCAGACAACCTGATACATGACGGTCAGGAATAG
- a CDS encoding nitroreductase family protein, with amino-acid sequence MQFIELVEQRHSVRKFSATPVEKEKLEAILEAARMAPSAVNFQPWHFIVLTDKDVLEKFYPVYHRDWFRTAPAVIVVLGDHHQGWHRKEDGKDHTDIDVAIAVDHITLAATELGLGTCWVCNFHVSQVTDFFELPSHLEPIALIPVGYPVERQVIPTKKRKEASEIIHWNKF; translated from the coding sequence ATGCAATTTATCGAATTGGTAGAACAACGTCATTCTGTGAGGAAATTTTCAGCAACTCCTGTTGAAAAAGAAAAGCTGGAAGCTATCCTGGAAGCAGCGCGAATGGCTCCGTCAGCTGTTAACTTCCAACCCTGGCATTTCATCGTGCTAACCGATAAGGACGTTCTCGAGAAATTTTATCCCGTGTATCACCGCGACTGGTTCCGCACGGCTCCCGCTGTGATTGTTGTTCTGGGCGACCATCATCAGGGCTGGCACCGAAAGGAAGATGGAAAGGACCATACCGATATTGATGTCGCGATAGCAGTCGACCATATCACACTGGCTGCAACTGAACTCGGACTGGGAACCTGCTGGGTCTGCAATTTTCACGTATCGCAGGTAACTGATTTTTTCGAGCTCCCAAGCCATTTGGAGCCCATTGCTTTAATTCCGGTAGGTTATCCTGTAGAACGCCAGGTTATTCCGACAAAAAAGCGGAAAGAAGCTTCCGAAATCATTCACTGGAATAAGTTTTAA
- a CDS encoding PLDc N-terminal domain-containing protein → MTTLIAILLLLFFLTLTISAIRDLLTRTPRYNTRVFWAIVILFLFPVGTFIYFLFRRNDSTF, encoded by the coding sequence ATGACTACCCTAATCGCCATATTACTCCTTCTGTTCTTCCTGACTTTAACTATTTCAGCCATCAGAGATTTACTTACCAGAACACCTCGTTACAATACCCGCGTTTTTTGGGCCATTGTCATTCTTTTTCTCTTCCCGGTAGGCACATTTATCTATTTCCTTTTCAGGAGAAATGACTCAACATTTTAA
- a CDS encoding biopolymer transporter TolR translates to MKRFMLLIPIIALFSCSTPPANVADIGVFNQATDIGKVKIKGSTVYNAETQTYTLTGSGTNIWGTSDEFQFARKKLGGDFIMTCMAHFKGEGVDPHRKMGLMFRSDLTGGSVYADAAIHGDGLTSLQYRPEANAETKEVKAELSAPDVIQLERQGDTIIMRAAKFGNLLQETGRVELQLPDTVYAGLFIGSHNPDVSETAVFENFRIDVPAADGVDGYQNLSPSRLELLDVETGHRKVIYTTNTHIEAPNWSRDGKFLLYNSDGKIIKFPLDTLNPQVLNTGVAQSCNNDHGISFNGTMLAVSSQTDLGDGKSGSIIYTIPIEGGDAFRVTDKAPSYWHGWSPDGKTLVYCAERNGNYDVYSIPATGGKEVRLTTAEGLDDGPEYSPDGKYIYFNSVRSGLMKIWRMKPDGSDQEQVSFGPYNDWFAHISPDGKRMVYVSYPPTVAPGNHPHNKRVMIQMQDTDSKESKVIAYLYGGQGTMNVPSWSPDGKRLAFVSFTYGDPEE, encoded by the coding sequence ATGAAGCGATTTATGTTATTGATTCCCATCATTGCTCTTTTTTCCTGCTCAACGCCCCCGGCCAATGTTGCCGATATTGGCGTGTTCAATCAGGCTACCGACATTGGTAAGGTAAAAATAAAAGGAAGTACGGTTTACAATGCGGAAACGCAAACCTATACCTTAACAGGAAGTGGAACCAACATTTGGGGAACCAGCGATGAATTTCAGTTTGCCCGCAAAAAACTGGGCGGCGATTTCATCATGACCTGTATGGCTCATTTTAAGGGTGAAGGTGTTGATCCACACCGAAAAATGGGATTGATGTTTCGCAGTGATTTAACCGGTGGTTCGGTCTATGCCGACGCTGCAATTCACGGGGATGGGCTTACTTCGCTGCAATATCGCCCCGAAGCAAATGCCGAAACAAAAGAAGTAAAAGCGGAACTTTCTGCTCCTGATGTGATTCAACTGGAACGCCAGGGAGACACAATTATCATGCGGGCAGCGAAATTTGGAAATTTGTTGCAGGAAACCGGCCGCGTTGAGCTGCAATTGCCCGATACGGTATACGCCGGCTTGTTTATTGGCTCCCATAATCCCGATGTGTCGGAAACTGCTGTGTTCGAGAATTTCCGAATTGATGTTCCGGCTGCGGACGGAGTCGACGGATACCAGAATCTTTCGCCTAGCCGTTTGGAATTGTTGGATGTGGAGACAGGTCACCGCAAGGTTATTTATACAACGAATACCCATATCGAAGCACCTAACTGGTCACGTGATGGCAAATTCCTTCTGTATAACTCGGATGGCAAAATCATCAAATTTCCGTTAGATACCCTTAATCCACAGGTTTTAAATACCGGTGTGGCACAGAGTTGCAATAACGACCATGGTATTTCATTTAACGGAACCATGCTGGCCGTTTCCAGTCAGACCGATTTAGGTGACGGAAAATCAGGTTCTATCATATACACTATTCCCATCGAAGGGGGAGACGCTTTCCGGGTAACCGATAAGGCGCCTTCGTACTGGCATGGTTGGTCGCCCGACGGAAAAACACTGGTATACTGCGCCGAACGAAATGGCAATTACGATGTATATAGCATCCCGGCCACCGGCGGAAAAGAAGTCCGTTTGACAACTGCGGAAGGGCTGGATGACGGACCGGAATATTCACCGGATGGAAAATACATCTACTTCAACTCGGTGCGTTCGGGCCTGATGAAAATCTGGCGTATGAAACCGGATGGAAGTGATCAGGAACAGGTGAGTTTTGGTCCGTATAACGATTGGTTTGCACACATTTCACCGGATGGTAAGCGTATGGTATATGTTTCGTATCCACCAACGGTGGCACCGGGCAATCATCCGCACAACAAGCGGGTGATGATCCAGATGCAGGATACAGATAGCAAGGAATCGAAAGTGATTGCTTACCTTTACGGCGGACAAGGTACCATGAACGTGCCTTCGTGGAGTCCCGACGGAAAACGTTTGGCTTTCGTTTCGTTTACTTACGGCGATCCGGAAGAATAA